The genomic interval CCAACAGTGGCTACAATATAGCTAATGACAAGCAAAATGTGAACGTCACACTGCACTTGGACCATGGAAGGATACGTTTTATGAATGTGATTGGATTCAGCATAACAATTGAATTATCTCCATTATCAAAAGCATTTATGGTTAAATAACCATTATAAAGGCTACAAACAGCTATACCAACCTATTTGTTCCTTAGGCCTAGATAGCATAAACTAGTCCATATATTGCTTCTTATGCCTCGCAGTTTCTATGACAGCGGTGGCAACTGAGTCATAAGACGCTATAGGCTGCTCTCATCAATAGCTTGGACGTATGGATACAGATGTTTCAAAGTGGACCAATCAGCGATGGGCTGCATCGCGGTGCATATTAAACAACGAAATACTGCCCCCGTGTGCAAAATGAGCATATGCTCCAAGTTGAATTCTATATCCAGGTATTATACACATAATTTAGACAACTTTagcacatttaaaaaatatatgttgcaCAAAACAGCTTGTCCTGTACTCTTTAAATATACATTCATACAAATGTACATAGCTCTAGCATGATTGACAGCAACTGACATCTTGAAGATGGCCATGTTAAGTAATAATCCAATTTATTAAGGGTCATATTTATTAGGGCACacgttatatatatttttccaacGGGAAACAAAAACatgcgtttcttattggacaaggtcGGATAGTACCTCCCCGTTTCCCTCCATTTCAGACGGTTTGTGGAATGTTCCAGACTGTCTAAGTCAGCGTCAGAGGATAGTGTAATGACTGTCGCTGGTGCTGATGATGTCACTATTACACTCCAGAGCTTTGAGGACCAGCTCCAAGGCTGCCTTGCTCACGTTGCGACTGTACCTCTGTCTCACACTGGACAGGACGTGCAGGATGTGGCAACCCTTTTCCGCATCTGGCAACGCGAGAGAAAGACCATCAATACATATTATAATACACTGGTATAGCACTGGAGGAGCAGTATATTGTAAAGTACTCTGAAGGAGTAAGAAGAGGGGAAATGCCCTTACATTTCTCTCGTCTGCAATCTTCCCGAAGAATGTCTCTGACTGCCATGAGAAGATCCTTGTCCCGTTCCGTTACCTAAAGGGGCGAAATACGGTAGAATCAATACTTACTTGTGTCATTCCAATATAAACTTCAGTCACCACAGTAATACAATGAAAGATCAGTCTCAAAATCGTTCATTcttgtatgctgagcactttgcTTGTGTCCCACATCCCATGAGCCTCAGCGTCAATGTGTTTGATGAGCTTCACATAGCACCTAGATCCTCTGTGACATCCGTCTTGATGTGCTGCTGCTGCTTACATGGTAGACTTCATCCTGAGATTTGACCTTGTGGAACACCAGGCCTTCATCCTGCAGGATCTGAAGGCTCTTCTGGAGTAGCTCCCTGAGCTGTTTGAAAGATGTTGGTGGACCCGATGATGGACCAGCCTCAGGCTCCTAGCATCaaatcatatatatatttttttaatacggTCCCACTTTAAAATGAACAACTTAAAAGCTTAATGGTGCCTTCATAAACCCTTTATAAGGCCTACATAGATGTTTCACAAATGATTTAGGCTATATGCATATATGTGTACTTGTTCTGCTGCTGTCTTCTGaggttgtctggagaccagaggCTGTAGAAGGTCCTGGACATCATAGGGTCTGAACCTGGTGACTTCTTTCTCTTTCAGGAAGTCCTTCAGGATACGAGTGGCGCTGCCAAGCAGGTAGGAAGCAGAACCACTGCAGGAAGCAGAACCACTGCAGGAATACCAAATAAGCCATAAAGATATTCACAAAAACCTCACTAAATCAAAGTTTGAAGAAATATCATACATAATAGCCGAAATGATGCTGCTCCTCACTGACCAGCAATTGAATACAGCTAAAGAGATTATCAGACCTACCCTTGaatgtcagggttctgtgcacTGCTGTCCAGATGGAATGGGTTATCATAGCACTGTCTGTAGAGCTGAGGAACCTCCATCATCCAGGATATCTGGACCGCCATCACCGGGTCTGACACTTTATCTACAACCAACGAATTGGGGGGCCAATAGAGATTGTATGGACAACAATGTCAGGTTTAATAAACTGTGTATAGTTGCGAaatgcagaggtgtgtgtgtgcgtgtgtccataTGCGCATGACCGTGCATGCCTGCGTCTGTGTGACCATATTCACGTGTCACCTCTCCACTCACAGTAAGTAGAGGCCATTATCTCTCTCTGTTGCCTGGAGGTCTTGACGGGCCCTCGCACCCTGAGCAGTTCTCCTATCTCCAGGTGGGAGCTGCTGTGTTGGGCTTGCCGTAGTTTCTTCAGCTCGTTGGCTGGGTTGAAGTCTCCACGAGCGCTGCTACCGAAAGACCTTGCCCCCGCTGAAAATTATACAGCCAACAGTGAATCTGAACAGGGCTGTCACACAGTTATAATGAGAATATCTGCACTTACATGTTGCAGGGTCACCTTGATCCCTCCACTGTTCATCTTTCCAGCAAAGGCTGTTTATAACACCAGTACCATCATCAACTGTAAAGCAATTATAACAGCAACCATATTGGATTTACACGGACTCAATATTTGCATGTGAATAATAGTTTGATATGAAGAGACAAAGTAGGAATATTTCAAATGAATCAATTGAGCTTCATCATTACCTCCGTAACAGAAGAAGTCTTCTCGCTCTCGCTTGTACACCACAGTCCCGAGCACATCAACTTTGAATATCGGGTGAGAGTTGTAGAAGTATATCCCTAGGTTAGGGGAAATGAAATGTGTTAGCTAGTAAAGTTGAATAAACATGACAGTGGCA from Salvelinus alpinus chromosome 2, SLU_Salpinus.1, whole genome shotgun sequence carries:
- the LOC139567744 gene encoding CST complex subunit STN1-like isoform X2 produces the protein MQPEAKDPEEDSVWEEPPSMLWGLDPMFNAFTRLYVKDILQMRESCQVSGIYFYNSHPIFKVDVLGTVVYKREREDFFCYGVDDGTGVINSLCWKDEQWRDQGDPATSGARSFGSSARGDFNPANELKKLRQAQHSSSHLEIGELLRVRGPVKTSRQQREIMASTYYKVSDPVMAVQISWMMEVPQLYRQCYDNPFHLDSSAQNPDIQGGSASYLLGSATRILKDFLKEKEVTRFRPYDVQDLLQPLVSRQPQKTAAEQEPEAGPSSGPPTSFKQLRELLQKSLQILQDEGLVFHKVKSQDEVYHVTERDKDLLMAVRDILREDCRREKYAEKGCHILHVLSSVRQRYSRNVSKAALELVLKALECNSDIISTSDSHYTIL
- the LOC139567744 gene encoding CST complex subunit STN1-like isoform X1, whose translation is MQPEAKDPEEDSVWEEPPSMLWGLDPMFNAFTRLYVKDILQMRESCQVSGIYFYNSHPIFKVDVLGTVVYKREREDFFCYGVDDGTGVINSLCWKDEQWRDQGDPATSGARSFGSSARGDFNPANELKKLRQAQHSSSHLEIGELLRVRGPVKTSRQQREIMASTYYKVSDPVMAVQISWMMEVPQLYRQCYDNPFHLDSSAQNPDIQGGSASCSGSASYLLGSATRILKDFLKEKEVTRFRPYDVQDLLQPLVSRQPQKTAAEQEPEAGPSSGPPTSFKQLRELLQKSLQILQDEGLVFHKVKSQDEVYHVTERDKDLLMAVRDILREDCRREKYAEKGCHILHVLSSVRQRYSRNVSKAALELVLKALECNSDIISTSDSHYTIL